The following are encoded in a window of Balaenoptera ricei isolate mBalRic1 chromosome 1, mBalRic1.hap2, whole genome shotgun sequence genomic DNA:
- the ICMT gene encoding protein-S-isoprenylcysteine O-methyltransferase: MAGCAARAPPGSEARLSLATFLLGASVLALPLLTRAGLQGRTGLALYVAGLNALLLLLYRPPRYQIAIRACFLGFVFGCGVLLSFSQSSWNHFGWYMCSLSLFHYSEYLVTAVNNPKSLSLDSFLLNHSVEYTVAALSSWIEFTLENIFWPELKQITWLSATGLLMVVFGECLRKAAMFTAGSNFNHVVQNEKSETHTLVTSGVYAWFRHPSYVGWFYWSIGTQVVLCNPICGVSYALTVWRFFRDRTEEEEISLIHFFGDEYLEYKKRVPTGLPFIKGVKVEL, from the exons ATGGCGGGCTGCGCGGCGCGGGCTCCGCCGGGCTCCGAGGCGCGCCTCAGCCTCGCCACCTTCCTGCTGGGCGCCTCGGTGCTCGCGCTGCCGCTGCTCACGCGCGCCGGCCTGCAGGGCCGCACCGGGCTGGCGCTCTACGTGGCCGGACTCAAcgcactgctgctgctgctctacCGGCCGCCGCGCTACCAG ATAGCCATCCGAGCCTGTTTCCTTGGCTTTGTGTTTGGCTGTGGAGTGCTGCTAAGTTTTAGCCAGTCTTCTTGGAATCACTTTGGCTG gtaTATGTGCTCCCTGTCATTGTTTCACTATTCTGAATACTTAGTCACAGCCGTCAATAATCCCAAGAGTCTGTCCTTGGATTCCTTTCTCCTGAATCACAGTGTGGAGTATACAGTAGCAGCTCTTTCTTCTTGGATAGAGTTCACACTTGAAAATATCTTCTGGCCAG AACTGAAGCAGATCACCTGGCTCAGCGCCACGGGGCTGCTGATGGTGGTCTTTGGAGAGTGTCTGAGGAAAGCGGCGATGTTTACAGCTGGTTCCAATTTCAACCACGTGGTGCAGAATGAAAAGTCAGAAACCCACACTCTGGTGACAAGCGGAGTATACGCTTGGTTCCGGCATCCTTCTTATGTTGGGTGGTTTTACTGGAGTATCGGAACCCAG GTGGTGCTGTGTAACCCCATCTGCGGCGTGAGCTACGCTCTGACAGTGTGGCGCTTCTTCCGCGACcggacagaggaggaggagatctCGCTGATCCACTTTTTTGGAGACGAGTACCTGGAGTATAAGAAGCGGGTGCCCACGGGCCTGCCTTTCATAAAGGGGGTCAAGGTGGAGCTATGA